In Candidatus Defluviilinea proxima, a single genomic region encodes these proteins:
- a CDS encoding PAS domain-containing protein, which yields MRRFLKPPDFGTDELNIAARGNYYLAMGFIVMSLIFPIFTLLIAPELVHRSLVIGATIIPVSILSMVLVRKGKTRVAGAIMIMAIWVFLTLGTASAGGIAAPMVIGYLVIIIFSSLIVNRKANIIIGIICILTSLWIALAESKGLLPTPINYSPIARVSIYTFFFILVLLLQNINFLNTRVPLKQSQSNEARYRSLLENIPVTTYIDNTAPEAKTEYVSPQVEKLLGYPRNVFTDDPLFWVKILHPDDAARVLERSRDTSRTKEPFDMEYRVIAKDKRVVWLKDEATLVHDEEGRPLYWLGVWTDVTQLKQAENEQADLVNGMTRRTIQLQTAAEVSRAATSILDINELLPNVVELIRNHFEYYYVGIFLVDEEKEWAILSAATGKMGERMIESGHRLKVEESSMIGWCIQNKQARIALDVGEDAVRFANPLLPLTRSEIALPLVALGEIIGAMTIQSEKPSAFSRVDITALQSMADQVANAIENARLFTDRVILNKELEAQNAELERFTYTVSHDLRAPLVTIRGFLGYLKQDAESGDLKRFDSDLTRIGRAVDKMQSLLNELLELSRIGRIVNPPVDVSFKEIVRETLDLLSGPLEAGNIRVDVIGDFPIVHVDRLRLAEVIQNLINNSIKFMGDQTRPTITISVNGVDIDGKPIFVVRDNGMGIEPQYHERIFGLFNRLDPNIEGTGIGLTLVKRIIDIHGGRIWVESELGKGAAFLFTLPTPEEDV from the coding sequence TTGAGACGTTTTTTAAAGCCTCCCGACTTCGGCACGGATGAACTTAATATTGCCGCACGGGGAAATTACTATCTCGCTATGGGGTTCATCGTGATGAGTTTGATATTTCCCATATTTACATTGTTGATTGCACCTGAGCTTGTCCATCGCTCGCTCGTTATAGGCGCAACGATCATACCTGTTTCCATATTATCCATGGTACTTGTTCGAAAAGGGAAAACCCGCGTAGCCGGTGCCATCATGATTATGGCGATCTGGGTTTTTCTCACACTAGGCACCGCCTCTGCAGGTGGCATAGCCGCCCCAATGGTTATTGGATACCTTGTCATCATCATTTTCAGCAGTCTGATCGTAAACCGCAAGGCAAATATCATCATCGGAATCATTTGTATTTTGACAAGTCTTTGGATCGCTCTTGCAGAATCAAAGGGGCTCCTCCCCACTCCCATCAACTATTCACCCATCGCGCGGGTCAGCATTTATACATTTTTTTTCATACTTGTACTCCTTCTGCAGAACATCAATTTTCTCAACACACGCGTCCCCCTCAAACAGTCACAATCTAATGAAGCACGTTACCGCTCACTGCTTGAAAACATCCCTGTTACAACCTATATCGACAACACTGCTCCAGAGGCCAAAACCGAATATGTAAGCCCGCAGGTGGAAAAATTGCTCGGCTATCCACGTAATGTTTTTACAGACGATCCGCTCTTCTGGGTAAAAATACTACATCCTGATGATGCCGCACGTGTTTTAGAAAGAAGTCGCGACACTTCCCGAACCAAAGAACCTTTCGACATGGAATATCGTGTCATTGCAAAGGACAAACGTGTGGTTTGGCTAAAGGATGAGGCTACGCTTGTTCATGATGAAGAAGGTAGACCGCTCTACTGGTTGGGCGTCTGGACAGACGTTACCCAACTCAAGCAGGCCGAAAATGAACAGGCTGATCTTGTAAATGGAATGACTCGACGCACCATACAGCTACAAACAGCGGCTGAGGTCTCACGTGCGGCAACATCCATTTTGGATATCAACGAACTCCTTCCAAATGTGGTTGAACTGATTCGAAATCACTTTGAATATTATTACGTGGGCATCTTCCTTGTGGATGAAGAAAAAGAATGGGCCATTCTCAGTGCGGCTACCGGCAAAATGGGAGAACGCATGATCGAGTCGGGGCACCGCCTGAAAGTGGAGGAGTCATCCATGATCGGCTGGTGCATTCAAAATAAACAAGCGCGCATCGCACTGGACGTTGGAGAGGATGCCGTCCGATTTGCCAATCCTCTTCTGCCACTGACTCGCTCCGAGATCGCACTGCCACTCGTCGCACTCGGAGAGATCATCGGTGCCATGACGATACAATCAGAAAAGCCCAGCGCATTCTCGCGTGTGGATATCACAGCCTTGCAATCCATGGCAGATCAAGTAGCAAACGCGATAGAAAATGCACGGCTCTTCACTGATAGGGTCATCCTCAACAAGGAACTGGAAGCACAGAATGCCGAATTAGAGAGATTTACGTACACGGTTTCACACGACTTGCGCGCCCCTCTTGTCACAATACGCGGCTTTCTTGGCTACCTTAAACAGGATGCAGAGTCCGGCGACTTAAAGCGTTTCGATAGCGATTTAACTCGTATCGGCCGGGCAGTTGATAAAATGCAATCGCTACTTAATGAATTGCTGGAACTCTCACGCATCGGGAGGATCGTCAACCCGCCTGTGGATGTGTCGTTTAAGGAAATTGTTCGAGAAACGCTGGACCTGCTTTCGGGTCCGCTTGAGGCGGGGAATATACGGGTAGATGTGATCGGGGACTTCCCAATCGTCCATGTGGACAGACTCCGTTTGGCAGAAGTCATCCAAAACCTGATCAATAATTCAATCAAATTCATGGGTGATCAAACAAGGCCCACAATCACCATTAGTGTGAACGGGGTCGATATAGATGGCAAGCCAATATTTGTCGTCCGTGATAATGGAATGGGGATCGAACCACAATATCACGAGCGTATCTTCGGCCTTTTCAATCGGCTTGACCCAAATATTGAAGGCACAGGAATCGGCCTGACACTGGTAAAGCGGATCATTGATATTCATGGAGGTCGTATCTGGGTTGAATCAGAGTTGGGCAAAGGCGCGGCATTCCTATTCACTTTGCCAACCCCAGAAGAAGACGTGTAA
- a CDS encoding STAS domain-containing protein: MEITVQEFKHCDMITVKGRVDSATAPQLAQALEAANEGGKYKLVVNMEGLEYMSSAGFRALLAAQRNCKKYNRGEVVLAGVPDRIREALELAGFTELFKTFDNNLTAVGHF; the protein is encoded by the coding sequence ATGGAAATTACCGTTCAAGAGTTCAAACATTGCGATATGATCACGGTGAAAGGTCGTGTGGATAGTGCTACGGCGCCACAGTTGGCGCAGGCCCTTGAAGCCGCAAACGAAGGTGGAAAATACAAGCTGGTGGTCAACATGGAAGGATTGGAATATATGTCCAGTGCTGGTTTCCGTGCGTTGCTTGCCGCTCAGCGTAACTGCAAGAAGTACAATCGTGGTGAAGTGGTATTGGCTGGTGTGCCAGACCGTATTCGTGAAGCACTTGAGTTGGCTGGCTTCACCGAATTGTTCAAGACCTTTGATAATAACCTCACAGCA
- a CDS encoding response regulator, whose protein sequence is MVGEPILVMLVEDNVDHAELVIRTLEEHRIANRVRHFLDGQSALDYLFHRAEFSDQSSNPRPHVILLDLRLPRVDGIDVLKAIKETDELKAIPVVVLTTSEAEKDVARAYYNHANSYLVKPVGFEEFKKLMDDLGFYWLGWNTNPHSKE, encoded by the coding sequence ATGGTTGGAGAACCCATCCTCGTTATGCTCGTCGAAGATAATGTAGATCATGCGGAGCTGGTCATTCGCACGTTGGAAGAACACAGGATCGCAAACAGGGTCCGTCACTTTCTTGATGGCCAATCAGCTTTGGACTATCTCTTCCATCGGGCAGAGTTCTCCGATCAATCCAGCAACCCACGCCCACATGTGATCCTTCTCGACCTGAGGCTTCCACGCGTGGACGGAATAGATGTACTGAAAGCCATCAAAGAGACAGATGAGTTAAAGGCCATCCCTGTTGTTGTATTGACAACATCAGAAGCTGAAAAGGATGTTGCGCGAGCGTATTACAATCACGCCAACAGTTATCTGGTCAAACCCGTGGGCTTTGAAGAATTCAAGAAGTTGATGGACGATCTTGGATTTTACTGGCTGGGCTGGAATACCAATCCCCATAGTAAAGAATAA